In uncultured Desulfuromonas sp., the genomic stretch GGTCAATTTCAAACACGAGACAATCTCCATAACTTATTGAAAATCCTATTTTCATACCACACTTCCACCGTTTGTCGCAATTGCAATCCCCCGCCCAGCAAAGGCGCTAAAAAGGATGATGGAACTGTCAGAATATGATAAATGTAAGCGGATTGCTAAACAAAACAACACCGGAGGATAATCGTGAAATCAAAAACCATGATACCTGTTTCTCTTTGGACCATAATCGGCTTGTTCGCTCTGCTGTCAACCAGCGGCTGCGTATCAAAAAACACCTACCAACAGCAGCTCGATCAAAATCAAGCACTGCAGACCGATCTGTACGGCACCACCGAAAAACTCAACAATCTGCAGTCCCGCTACGACATTGTTGAGCAACAGCTTGAAGATGCCTTGGCTCAAAACAAGGCGCTCAACGATCAAAACATTGCCGCCATGGCTGAAATTGACCGTTTGAAAAATATCTTTCAGGCCCGCAGCCAGAAACAGCAGCAACAACTCAGCGCGCTGGAACAACAACAACAGGCACTCGAAGCACAGCAGCAGCAACAACAACAGCGCTATCAGCAATTGCTCGACAATAAACAGCAACTGGAGCAGGAACTTGAGCGTGAGCGTATTGCCCGTGAAGCGCGTTTGGCAAAAATGGCCAACACCTACAACTCTCTGGTCGCCAACCTGGAGCAAGAGATTGAGCGCGGTGAGATCACCATCAACAAGCTCAAAGATAAGCTGACCGTCAACTTGGTGGAAAAGATTCTCTTCCCGTCCGGCTCAGCAGACCTGACCCCGGCCGGCATCAAGGTGATCCGCCAGGTGGGTGACATCCTCAAGGAGGTTGACGACAAAGATATTCGCGTTGAAGGCCACACCGACAACCTCGGTATCAGCAAGGCGCTGCAAGCCAAGTTCCCGAGCAACTGGGAGCTGTCCGCCGCCCGAGCCGCCAATGTGGTTCGCGTCCTGCAACGGGAGGTCGGTATCCCCGGCGAAAAACTGGAGATCGGCGCATACGGTCCCTTCCATCCCGTCTCCAGCAACGATACGCCTGAAGGTCGCGCCCAGAACCGGCGCATTCAAATTGTGCTGGTTCCACCCGCAGAAACGTAATTCTGATCAATCATCCAAGGCTCCTGAGGTAACAACACCTCAGGGGCCTTGTGGCTTCCCCGTTCATCGTCCTTTTTTCTGCCTTTACAAACCCTGTTTAATCTTCTGTAAGAATTCTTTTATTTCCTGTTATCCTCAATGGATAAATTGTCATGTTTTATACAAACGGAGGGGGGAGATATGAGACAACGCCTTTCAGCGCTGATCAGACTTGCGATCCTGTTCATCATGGCAACACAGCCAACCGCCCAGGGTGTGGAAGTAAAAAAACACGTTGTCGGCATAAGGCCTCAACGTGTTTTTCCGAGATTAAAATGCATCTTTATGAGTTTACAGATTCAGCTCTCGCCAGATATGTAACCACGTCTTTTCCAGATTCAGCCCGGCTAACAGTTGATTGACTTGCGACTGCTCAACAAAACGGATCACATCCAGTTGACAGCCTTCGAGAGCGGCAATGGAATGCTTGATATCAGCCTGATAACTCAGTTCGGATTGGGTATCGTGAAAAAAACCCAGCTCCGCCCCTTCGTGATAGAAAATCATGGTCGCTTGAGATTCGACAGTAAGGCGTAACGCACCGCTGAATTTTTGCTGATCGATATAGTCCATCAAGCGGTCCACATCCAGCAGAGTCATGGCTTGTGCTTCAAAGACAGGTTCACCTTCACACGCTTTGTGAACCAGGGCTGACAGTCGGGCGTCAAGGCGGTAAATGTCCAGATGACACGCTCCATCGCCCTGAATCATGCGAAACATCTGCTCTAGCGCCGCCACACCGGTCAGACGGCGTTGACCAATCCCC encodes the following:
- a CDS encoding OmpA family protein yields the protein MKSKTMIPVSLWTIIGLFALLSTSGCVSKNTYQQQLDQNQALQTDLYGTTEKLNNLQSRYDIVEQQLEDALAQNKALNDQNIAAMAEIDRLKNIFQARSQKQQQQLSALEQQQQALEAQQQQQQQRYQQLLDNKQQLEQELERERIAREARLAKMANTYNSLVANLEQEIERGEITINKLKDKLTVNLVEKILFPSGSADLTPAGIKVIRQVGDILKEVDDKDIRVEGHTDNLGISKALQAKFPSNWELSAARAANVVRVLQREVGIPGEKLEIGAYGPFHPVSSNDTPEGRAQNRRIQIVLVPPAET